The DNA region AGAGCTTTATTCACTTCATCCACAAGCGATTCACTCTTTTTTCGAAACATCAATCCGCTAGCTGACGCATCCTCGCTTGTATCAACAATTTTAATTGGAGCATCAGGCTTTTGCTTTGTAAAGTCTAAAAAAGAGAGTTTATCATTAATAGTTACATCTACACGCTTTGATGTGATTAGTTCTACACTTTGATTAAAGCCATCTACACCAACAATATTTGCCCCGAATTTTTTTGCCAGCTCTCCATAGTTGCTTGTTAGCGATTGCGCAGCATTTAAACCTTTTATATCTTCAAAGGCTTTAATTTCTTCATTATCTTTGTGTGCAATCAGAACAGCTGCTGAGGTGATGTACGGATCAGAAAAATCATATTTCTCCTGTCGGTCTGGTCGAATTCCCACCTGATTCGCAACCATATCAAAACGCTTGGCGTCTAATCCTGCGAACATGGCATCCCATTGTGTTTCTTTAAATTCTGGTTCAACACCTAACCGTTTGGCAATCTCTGTTGCAATTTCAACATCAAAACCAGTCAAATTTCCACTGGTATCATGGAAAGTAAACGGCGGATAGGTACCTTCTGTTCCAATCAATAGTTTTTTATCGTCCTTGATTTTTTTTAACAGATTCTGGTCGTCAGACTGTTTATTATCCTTTTCCTTACTTTCTTTCTTCTCATCATTACCGCATGCAGAAAGAACTAGGAAAATGCTTAATAGTAAGGCAAGCAAAACGGTTAATTTTTTCATTTCGAAAACCTCCAATTATGAATGGCAATTAATTTTATCTTGCCCTTTTATAATTGGATTAATCTATCTTTTTATAATAAATAAACCTATCAGGAATACTCCTGATAGGTTAAAAAATATTTTAGGCTGCTTTATGGTTATCTGCTATAGTTTGTTTTTTCTTAAGTGGTCCATAGAAGAATATTCCGCTAGCTAGCAGCAGTACACCCAAGGCAAATGTCTTTATATCAGCGGTTCCGGCGATAATCACATAAACAGAATAGATAACCGCAAGAAGGGAAATTACTCCATCCGTGTAACGTGATTTATTCCCTTTATACGTGTCACCTGTAACAACCAGCTTCATTTGATAAACTGCTGATATAAAGTACGGAACCAAATAGGATAACGTTGCAATAGCGATGACGAAGTCAAATGCATCCGAAATTGATTTTGATACGGTTGAAAACAGAAAAAGCTGGCCAATCCCATTCGTTAAGATCAAAGAGAATAACGGCAGTCCCTTCTTGTTTTCCTTTAAGAATGCTGGAAGGAATAGTCCCTGCTTTGCTGCTTGATAAGGTACCTCCGAACTCAACATTACCCAACCAATTGTCGAGCCTATTAAGCTGATTAATCCCATACCTGCTAAAATCTTCCCAGCAACGGGTCCTAATACGGTTTGAATCGCATCAATTAACGGCTTATCTGACTGGATGAGTGCATTTTGATCCATCATTCCCATCACAAGAGTACTTATTCCAATATAAATAGTAAGGGCTATAAACAGACCGACAATCGTTGCTTTTTTTACATCTGACTGTTTTTTTGCGCGCGATGCAAAAACAATCGCGGACTCTATTCCGAGAAATGCCCACAAAGTATTGAGAGCAGCATTGTTTACTTGACTTAGCAATCCCATAGATTGTCCCGCATCATCAAATCTCTCGGCCACTAAGGGGAGTATATTTGCTTTTTCAAAAGCAAAAAGACCAATAATAATAAAAGCAAAGAACCCTAGAACCTTCGCTGCCGTTGCTGCAAAGTTCAATTTCCCTGCGCCTTCCAAACCACGTAGGATGAGGAAATGTGTCCCCCATAGTAGGATGGTACAAACTATAAACGTTAATCCATTTCCCAGCTTTAATGTAAAGTCACCGATGGAGAACCAATCTGCTTGACTTGTTAGTATTGGGAAGAATGTTGATAAATATGCTGCAAAGGTTGTGACTATCGCGATATTTCCGGCAAGGTTCCCGATCCAGTAACCCCATGTTGCCATAAATCCAGATAAAATGGATGCTTGGGATCCGGATTTAAAAAGCTCTTTCGCATATATTTGCGGGCCACCGGAAAATTGCGGCTTTCGAATCGCTAAATTACCAAAAACCAAGGCAAGCATCAGAACACCAAGGCCAGTAAAAAGCCATGCTAGAATTACCCCGGATGGGCTTGCTGCTTCTGATAATGTCCGAGGAAGCATGAAAATTCCTGAACCGACCATATTTCCAACAACGAGAGAAGTTAATACCCAAAAACCTAGTTTATTTGAATTCCCCATTATGCTCTCCCTTTCTTTTCATGCTGCCAATGAGCAGAAAAACGCTGTTAATAATTCATAGGGATGAATATTCATTAATTGACTTTACTATATTAAATGGCTTAACAAGCTTAGTCAATGGAAATTTCCATCTATAATAATGTGTAAAGTTTCTGTTAATGATAAATATTGTTTTACTAACTCTGTTGATTGGAGCGGAAAGCAATGTACCTGGAGATCCAATCAACAGTCTAGTTTAAAAAGGAAAAAAGCAGTAAGTAACCACGGATGGACTACATTACTACTCGCACATTTTTATCTTCATTATTCATATTTTTATGACTTAGTTTTTGTTGAAGAACACCTGTCATATCAATTACAGTCCCAAGTATAACATCTTGGTTTTCTTCGTTAAAGGAAGTCTTAATGGAAATCAGCAAAGATTTTTCCATACAATCCATTTCAAAGGTGACCGTTTCCTTTAGTTTTTGTGCCAAATAACAATAATCATTAATCGATGCATCCATAGGTAAGAAGACTTCCGTTAACGGCCTTCCAATAATCTCATCCTGATGATAACCAATTGTTTGCAGCAGCTCACCTTTAATGTCTAGACAAATAAACTCATTACCCCGCTTCTTCAATGAAAAAAACATTCCTGGCTGATCTGGAAGGGCAATTGCATTTTTCCTTTCGACCACCGTAGCCATTTTTGAAAAATAAAAGCTTTTTAAGATGAAGTAAAAACCAAAAACTTTAAAAACATGACCTAAAAAATTATCTAGATCAAAGACACTTTGATAAATTGTAAAAATTAATTCAGTTAAAAGGAAGAACACCATTGCCAAAGCGAAGTAAAGCTTTTCTTCGCTTTTCTCTAAATAATAATGATATAAAGTAATAATCAAGGAAATAAATAGGATAAGACTGACAAAATACTCTATGATATTTTTTAATACTGTGGTGCCTTTTCCTTCTATAACTAGCATCGGAAGATTTCCCTCAAAAAGTATCACGAGAGCCCCAATTCCTCCAGAAAGGAGGAGGCCAGTTACCAGAAAAAGAGGCCAATAGTCCCTCTTTAATCTCCAGTCAGGAAGAAGAAGCAGAACGAGGAGAAATAATGATTGAATCACTCTGGCAATCACCCAAAACCAGGTTGCTTTTGCAACAGAGCTTTCCGTAATAAGAGCGGGCATGCCTTTAAAGGAAATCATATGGAGTATGTCGACCATCCCGACAATAAAGAAGGTAAATGCTAAGAACAACATTCTGCTAGATCTACTCGAACGATAATACTTAAGACCATAGAGAAAGATAGTAACAGATATCGCGATGCAAAGAACCTCTAATACCGTATGTATCCCTACATAATTATTAGGTTCATAGATGGTATTCAATTCTGGCTGAAAAATACGAACCAGCATTAATAATACAATTGCACTAACTGTGAAAATCAAGAACTTTGTTTCCGTCATCGTCGATTTCATACTCTCACATCCCTTCATAAATATTTCATTTCTTTTTATTATAAAAGCATCTTCCAAAGAAAAACCTGCAGACATTTATCAATTCTATGAATTTTACAACAAAAAGCGGAAACCCCCAAAAAAGGAGTTTCCGCTTTCTTTATTGCCACCAGCTATCAAACATAGAAGCTGGAACCTGACGTTTATGTTCTGATACTAGGTAGCGGTGTTCAATTTTTTCCGCTATGTCCTGTGAAACACTTTTCCCTTCGAGGTAATCATCAATGTCATCGTAGGAGATTCCGAGTTCCGTTTCATCTGCCTGACCTGGTTTAACATCAAGCAGGTCTGCGGTCGGTACCTTCAAATAAAGTCTTTCTTCCGCGTCAAGTGCTTTTAATAAGGCTTTTCCCTGCCTTTTTGTTAACCCGGTCAACGGAAGTACATCTGCACCGCCGTCACCGTACTTTGTATAAAAACCCGTAACCGCTTCTGCCGCATGATCTGTGCCAATGACAAGTAGCCCTTCCATCCCGCCAAAGGCATATTGTGCAATCATCCGCGTCCTCGCTTTTACATTCCCCTTTTGAAAATCACTTAACGGGTTTGTTTGACCGACCGAATTATATTCCGATTGAACGGCATCGACAGCGGCTTTTATATTAAAACTATAATCACGATCGGCTTGAATGAATGATAGCGCCCGCTGTGCATCGTCTTCATCCTGCTGAACCCCATATGGAAGCCGAACAGCAATAAATAATGCCTCATTCCCTTCCGCTCTTAGTTCTTCAACAGCCAATTGAGCAAGACGTCCCGCAAGCGTAGAGTCCTGCCCACCACTAATTCCAAGGACGAAGCCTTTTGCCTTTGCTTTTTGCAAATAGGTTTTTAAAAAATCTATCCGTTTTCTAATTTCATCCATTGGCTGGATGTTAGGATTTACATGTAACGCCTGCATAATTTCCTTTTGTAAACTCATAAATTGAACCCCCATCATATGTATCATATGTATAATTTACCATAACTATCTTTCCTGCGCTTATAATCAAAATTACTATACGTTTAAGTTTCGAATCCCAGCAAAGATATGTTAAGATAACGTAATTACTTACTAACTTGGAGGAATCATAATGGATGAAAAAACCTGTAATGAATCAAGGGTCGTTAGAACCAGCAGGATTTTCCCGAATGATGTAAATAATCATAATACATTATTTGGCGGAAAATTAATGAGTGATGCGGATATGATTGCATCTATTTCAGCTGCGAGACATTGCCGAAAAGAATGTGTAACTGCCTCCACTGATTCAGTAGACTTTCTTAGTCCTATTTCACCGCAAGACTCTGTCTGCTTTGAATCATTTGTTACCTGGACAGGAACCTCTTCAATAGAAGTTTTCGTCAAAATTATTGCTGAAAATTTAATAACAGGAAATCGAAAAATTGCAGCAACTGCCTTCTTAACCTTTGTTGCATTGGATGAAAACGGGAAACCAACCACGGTTCCAAAGATCATCCCCGAGACAGAAGAAGAAAAGAAACTCCATGAAACAGGTCAAGAAAGAGCAGAAAAAAGAAAGCTACATCGGAAGAACAGTAAGGAATTAGCAGCATTCATTACAACAAATAAACCGTGGGAATAAAAAGACTCGCCGTGGGCGAGCCTTTTTTGTATAGATTCCCAAATTGTAGGCTTTTCTATTCATTTATCAAGACACTTAAGAATTACATAGTATAAGATTGGAAAAGACGAGATTTTAAGGCTACTTTTCAACTAATTCCCCAATCAGGATAAATCGGTCTGTTGAGGGTCCAATAGCGTCAAATGGATAGCAAGTAATCAGAGTTAGAACGGCATGATTATATGGAACGATGACGGTACGGTCATCTTGTTGGACAATTCGCTGTTTCGTGATTTTATATGTAAAACTTCCCGCTTCTGTCTCGACTTCGACTAGATCACCAATTCCTACACTCCCTAGCTCTCTGAATACAGTATCCCTGTGCCCAGCTAACACGGTATTATCTGCTTCCCCAGGTAATACACTGCCAATAAAATGCCCGACTCCTTTTGCCAGTTCTTCTAGGTCAGTCCCCTCGATGATTGGGAATTCCTTTTTAATTTTAGGAATAGTAATTTTCCCAAAAACCTCGCCTTTAGCAGGTGATGTTAAATAAAGTGTTTTTTTGGACTCAACCTTTTCAGCAGTAATTTTTATTGGGGTTGATTCTCCTTCTTGTTCATCAAATTGCATGCCAGAGATCGGGGATTCATCAACTCTAGTTGCCTTTTTTCCTTCCCATTTTGCTAGAGTGACATCTACTTGAGAATTAGAATAATAAATTTGATATATACAAAAGACAACAGAGAAAAGTGAGAGTAGGAAGATTACTCTCATTGACCAGAGAAAAATCTTATTTTTCATCTTCCATCCCTCACTTTTTTTTTAATATTAAGATATTTTTCGTTTAGTTAATAAAGATAGTGCTGAACCAATTGCTAATAATCCGCTGATAAGTAACCAGTTCATCCAAGGAGTTGCAGTATCCGGAAGCTCTCCACCCTCAACTGTTTTGTTAGCTGGCTGAACTGCTTGTACTTTAGGTTGT from Neobacillus sp. FSL H8-0543 includes:
- a CDS encoding amino acid ABC transporter substrate-binding protein; amino-acid sequence: MKKLTVLLALLLSIFLVLSACGNDEKKESKEKDNKQSDDQNLLKKIKDDKKLLIGTEGTYPPFTFHDTSGNLTGFDVEIATEIAKRLGVEPEFKETQWDAMFAGLDAKRFDMVANQVGIRPDRQEKYDFSDPYITSAAVLIAHKDNEEIKAFEDIKGLNAAQSLTSNYGELAKKFGANIVGVDGFNQSVELITSKRVDVTINDKLSFLDFTKQKPDAPIKIVDTSEDASASGLMFRKKSESLVDEVNKALQEMISDGTYKKISEKWFGVDVLK
- a CDS encoding amino acid permease; this translates as MGNSNKLGFWVLTSLVVGNMVGSGIFMLPRTLSEAASPSGVILAWLFTGLGVLMLALVFGNLAIRKPQFSGGPQIYAKELFKSGSQASILSGFMATWGYWIGNLAGNIAIVTTFAAYLSTFFPILTSQADWFSIGDFTLKLGNGLTFIVCTILLWGTHFLILRGLEGAGKLNFAATAAKVLGFFAFIIIGLFAFEKANILPLVAERFDDAGQSMGLLSQVNNAALNTLWAFLGIESAIVFASRAKKQSDVKKATIVGLFIALTIYIGISTLVMGMMDQNALIQSDKPLIDAIQTVLGPVAGKILAGMGLISLIGSTIGWVMLSSEVPYQAAKQGLFLPAFLKENKKGLPLFSLILTNGIGQLFLFSTVSKSISDAFDFVIAIATLSYLVPYFISAVYQMKLVVTGDTYKGNKSRYTDGVISLLAVIYSVYVIIAGTADIKTFALGVLLLASGIFFYGPLKKKQTIADNHKAA
- a CDS encoding MASE3 domain-containing protein; the encoded protein is MKGCESMKSTMTETKFLIFTVSAIVLLMLVRIFQPELNTIYEPNNYVGIHTVLEVLCIAISVTIFLYGLKYYRSSRSSRMLFLAFTFFIVGMVDILHMISFKGMPALITESSVAKATWFWVIARVIQSLFLLVLLLLPDWRLKRDYWPLFLVTGLLLSGGIGALVILFEGNLPMLVIEGKGTTVLKNIIEYFVSLILFISLIITLYHYYLEKSEEKLYFALAMVFFLLTELIFTIYQSVFDLDNFLGHVFKVFGFYFILKSFYFSKMATVVERKNAIALPDQPGMFFSLKKRGNEFICLDIKGELLQTIGYHQDEIIGRPLTEVFLPMDASINDYCYLAQKLKETVTFEMDCMEKSLLISIKTSFNEENQDVILGTVIDMTGVLQQKLSHKNMNNEDKNVRVVM
- the nadE gene encoding ammonia-dependent NAD(+) synthetase, producing MSLQKEIMQALHVNPNIQPMDEIRKRIDFLKTYLQKAKAKGFVLGISGGQDSTLAGRLAQLAVEELRAEGNEALFIAVRLPYGVQQDEDDAQRALSFIQADRDYSFNIKAAVDAVQSEYNSVGQTNPLSDFQKGNVKARTRMIAQYAFGGMEGLLVIGTDHAAEAVTGFYTKYGDGGADVLPLTGLTKRQGKALLKALDAEERLYLKVPTADLLDVKPGQADETELGISYDDIDDYLEGKSVSQDIAEKIEHRYLVSEHKRQVPASMFDSWWQ
- a CDS encoding acyl-CoA thioesterase; this encodes MDEKTCNESRVVRTSRIFPNDVNNHNTLFGGKLMSDADMIASISAARHCRKECVTASTDSVDFLSPISPQDSVCFESFVTWTGTSSIEVFVKIIAENLITGNRKIAATAFLTFVALDENGKPTTVPKIIPETEEEKKLHETGQERAEKRKLHRKNSKELAAFITTNKPWE
- a CDS encoding class D sortase, whose product is MKNKIFLWSMRVIFLLSLFSVVFCIYQIYYSNSQVDVTLAKWEGKKATRVDESPISGMQFDEQEGESTPIKITAEKVESKKTLYLTSPAKGEVFGKITIPKIKKEFPIIEGTDLEELAKGVGHFIGSVLPGEADNTVLAGHRDTVFRELGSVGIGDLVEVETEAGSFTYKITKQRIVQQDDRTVIVPYNHAVLTLITCYPFDAIGPSTDRFILIGELVEK